In Deltaproteobacteria bacterium, one DNA window encodes the following:
- a CDS encoding NADH-quinone oxidoreductase subunit M translates to MAHILTYMTFIPLLGAALILCLPRAQHNLIKWTAAAATVPPLLMAVWLFVNFDRTQAGFQLIERAPWITLGSFKAEYFVAVDGISITMVLLTALLSFICIFASWGIDKAVKGYFALFLLLDTGMMGVFVALDFLLFFVFWEVMLLPMYFLIGIWGGPRREYAAIKFFLYTLVGSALMLLAILALYFYNEPHTLDMTQLIANNATYSRQFQLVVWIALFIGFAIKIPAFPFHTWLPDAHVEAPTAISVILAGVLLKMGTYGILRVNFAILPLATADLAYYFLAALGTWNIVYGALCAMAQKDLKKLVAYSSISHMGYVMLGMASFTQQGISGAVMQMFNHGTVTAMLFLLVGVIYDRAHHRQIEGFGGLATTMPVYTGVTALAFFAAMGLPGLSAFISEVLVLLGSWQSAKLLTAIAATAVILTAGYMLWTMQRMYFGKVNEKYATLPEINGRELFTLLPLGAIVIVLGVYPAPVLDLMTQSLHQLNQMVAPYL, encoded by the coding sequence ATGGCGCACATTCTGACCTACATGACCTTCATTCCGCTGCTGGGCGCGGCGCTGATTCTGTGTCTGCCGCGCGCGCAGCACAATCTGATCAAGTGGACGGCGGCGGCCGCCACCGTGCCGCCGCTGTTGATGGCGGTCTGGCTGTTCGTCAACTTCGACCGCACCCAGGCGGGCTTTCAGCTGATCGAGCGCGCCCCCTGGATCACGCTGGGCTCGTTCAAGGCCGAGTACTTCGTCGCGGTCGACGGCATCAGCATCACCATGGTGCTACTGACGGCACTGTTGAGCTTCATCTGCATCTTCGCCTCGTGGGGCATCGACAAGGCGGTGAAGGGCTACTTTGCGCTCTTCCTTCTGCTCGATACCGGCATGATGGGCGTGTTCGTCGCGCTCGACTTCCTGCTCTTCTTCGTCTTCTGGGAAGTGATGCTGCTGCCGATGTACTTCCTCATCGGCATTTGGGGCGGCCCGCGGCGCGAGTACGCCGCCATCAAGTTCTTCCTCTACACCCTGGTCGGCAGCGCCCTCATGCTGTTGGCCATCCTTGCCTTGTACTTCTACAACGAGCCGCACACGCTCGACATGACCCAGCTGATCGCCAACAACGCCACTTACAGCCGTCAGTTCCAGCTGGTGGTCTGGATCGCGCTGTTCATCGGCTTCGCCATCAAGATTCCGGCCTTCCCGTTTCACACCTGGTTGCCCGACGCCCACGTCGAGGCGCCGACGGCGATCTCGGTCATCCTCGCCGGCGTCCTGCTCAAAATGGGCACCTACGGCATCCTGCGGGTGAACTTCGCGATCCTGCCGCTCGCCACCGCCGATCTGGCCTACTACTTCCTGGCTGCGCTCGGCACTTGGAACATCGTCTACGGCGCGCTCTGCGCGATGGCGCAGAAGGACCTCAAGAAGCTGGTCGCCTATTCCAGCATCAGCCACATGGGCTACGTCATGCTCGGGATGGCATCGTTCACCCAGCAGGGCATCAGCGGCGCGGTGATGCAGATGTTCAACCACGGCACCGTCACCGCTATGCTGTTCTTACTCGTCGGCGTGATCTACGACCGGGCCCATCACCGCCAGATCGAGGGCTTCGGCGGGTTGGCCACGACCATGCCGGTTTATACGGGGGTCACCGCGCTGGCGTTCTTTGCCGCCATGGGGTTGCCGGGGCTGTCGGCGTTCATCTCCGAGGTGCTGGTGCTGCTCGGCTCCTGGCAGTCGGCCAAGTTGCTGACGGCGATAGCCGCCACCGCCGTGATCCTGACCGCGGGTTACATGCTGTGGACGATGCAGCGCATGTATTTCGGCAAGGTCAACGAGAAATACGCCACGCTCCCCGAGATCAACGGACGCGAGCTGTTCACGCTGTTACCGCTCGGGGCGATCGTGATCGTGCTCGGTGTCTAT
- the nuoL gene encoding NADH-quinone oxidoreductase subunit L — MEHPINVDYLRWIVFLPLIGAVINGVAGALIQRAAGKRAISFIACAPVMVAFLISVRAFAHLLELEPQQRLLLDSLWTWIDVGGLKAEVAFQVDPLSAVMILVVTGVGGLIHIYSVGYMHEEKSYWRYFAFLNLFTFAMLTLVLGDNLLLMFVGWEGVGLCSYALIGFWYSDWNNASAGSKAFIVNRIGDFGFMLGVFLLFWTLDGLGHPTLTFRELQAHAHLLDGQLIWGMGVATAVTLLFFVGATGKSAQIPLYVWLPDAMAGPTPVSALIHAATMVTAGVYMIGRLNFLFSMAPATLHVVAWVGALTAFFAATIGLVQNDIKRVLAYSTVSQLGYMFIGMGVGAYAAGIFHLMTHAFFKACLFLGSGSVIHSMHGEQDMQKMGGLKKWMPVTHWTFLLSTLAIAGIPPMSGFFSKDEILWKAFSGEHGSVFVWLLGFAGAGMTAFYMFRQVFLTFWGECRADHHTQEHLHESPAVMTYPLMILALLAVLAGVLGVPPALGGANRIEEWFAPVFSHGGHAAHAEHHSQALEYLLMAASVAIAAAGIGIAYFCYLVQPAIPMVIAWRAGKLYEWLFNKYYVDELYAATVIRFTMFLTRASAAFDRYVIDFMVDGAATLTRGVSWLHGLFDNYVIDGMVNGVAALSMGVGTRFRQLQTGSINGYLYVIAVATVAILILRVM; from the coding sequence ATGGAGCACCCAATAAACGTCGACTATCTGCGTTGGATCGTGTTCCTGCCGCTCATCGGCGCCGTGATCAATGGCGTGGCGGGCGCGCTGATCCAGCGGGCTGCCGGCAAGCGGGCGATCAGCTTCATTGCCTGCGCACCGGTGATGGTGGCGTTTCTGATCTCGGTGCGCGCCTTCGCCCACCTCCTCGAACTGGAGCCGCAGCAGCGGCTGCTGCTCGACTCGTTGTGGACCTGGATCGACGTCGGCGGCCTCAAGGCCGAGGTCGCCTTCCAGGTCGATCCGCTCTCCGCGGTGATGATCCTGGTGGTCACCGGCGTCGGCGGGCTGATCCACATCTACTCGGTCGGCTACATGCACGAGGAGAAGTCGTACTGGCGCTATTTCGCCTTTCTCAACCTCTTCACCTTCGCCATGCTCACCCTCGTGCTCGGCGACAACCTGCTGCTGATGTTCGTCGGCTGGGAAGGCGTCGGCTTGTGCTCCTATGCGCTGATCGGCTTCTGGTACTCGGATTGGAACAACGCCAGCGCCGGCAGCAAAGCGTTCATCGTCAACCGCATCGGCGACTTCGGCTTCATGCTCGGGGTGTTCCTGCTGTTCTGGACGCTCGATGGGCTCGGGCACCCGACGCTGACCTTCCGCGAGCTGCAAGCGCACGCGCATCTGCTCGACGGCCAGCTGATCTGGGGCATGGGCGTGGCCACCGCGGTCACGTTGCTGTTCTTCGTCGGCGCCACCGGCAAGTCGGCGCAGATCCCGCTTTACGTCTGGTTGCCCGACGCCATGGCCGGCCCGACGCCGGTGAGCGCGCTGATCCACGCCGCCACCATGGTCACTGCCGGGGTCTACATGATCGGCCGGCTCAATTTCCTGTTCTCGATGGCGCCGGCGACGTTGCACGTCGTCGCCTGGGTGGGCGCGCTCACCGCCTTTTTCGCCGCCACCATCGGGCTGGTGCAGAACGACATTAAGCGGGTGCTGGCGTACTCCACCGTCAGCCAGCTCGGCTACATGTTCATCGGGATGGGCGTCGGCGCCTACGCTGCCGGCATCTTCCATCTGATGACGCACGCCTTCTTCAAGGCCTGCCTATTCCTCGGCTCCGGCAGCGTTATCCACTCCATGCACGGCGAGCAGGACATGCAGAAGATGGGCGGGCTCAAGAAATGGATGCCGGTGACGCACTGGACCTTCTTGCTCTCGACCCTGGCGATTGCCGGCATTCCGCCGATGTCCGGCTTCTTCTCGAAAGATGAGATTCTCTGGAAAGCCTTCTCCGGCGAGCACGGCAGTGTCTTCGTCTGGCTGCTGGGATTTGCCGGCGCCGGGATGACCGCCTTCTACATGTTCCGCCAGGTGTTCTTGACCTTCTGGGGCGAGTGCCGGGCCGACCATCACACCCAAGAGCACTTGCACGAATCACCGGCGGTGATGACCTACCCGTTGATGATCCTGGCGCTGCTGGCGGTGCTCGCCGGCGTGCTGGGCGTGCCGCCGGCGTTGGGTGGGGCCAATCGCATCGAGGAGTGGTTCGCGCCGGTTTTCAGCCACGGCGGCCACGCTGCCCACGCCGAGCATCATTCCCAGGCGCTGGAGTACCTCTTGATGGCGGCCTCGGTCGCGATTGCCGCGGCCGGCATCGGCATCGCCTACTTTTGTTACCTGGTGCAGCCGGCCATCCCGATGGTGATCGCGTGGCGCGCCGGCAAGCTCTACGAGTGGCTGTTCAACAAGTACTACGTCGACGAGCTGTACGCGGCCACGGTGATCCGCTTCACCATGTTCCTGACGCGAGCGTCGGCGGCGTTCGACCGCTACGTGATCGACTTCATGGTCGACGGCGCGGCGACGCTGACGCGCGGCGTGTCGTGGCTCCACGGGCTGTTCGACAACTACGTCATCGACGGCATGGTCAACGGCGTGGCGGCGCTGAGCATGGGCGTGGGCACGCGCTTTCGCCAGCTGCAGACCGGTAGCATCAACGGCTACCTCTATGTGATCGCGGTCGCCACGGTGGCGATTCTGATTCTACGCGTGATGTGA